In Variovorax paradoxus, a single genomic region encodes these proteins:
- a CDS encoding glycoside hydrolase family 3 N-terminal domain-containing protein, with protein MKALRVVAGALGWLALAALWFWAWHLKDPHLRFMREWELSLLLGVLTAGIAVAWRFARGRLRPVALGLAFAALLTALGNEAASRQHRAEVEAASGPVAQALGARFIVGYDDAAQLRDRVRKGLIGGIFVTGRNVKGRTAAELRDEIAGLQALRREAGLPPLVVATDQEGGAVSRLSPLVEPQPALATLLDADVSDEELAQRAHAYGARQGRALAALGITLNFSPVVDLRPGRAPGRWDFHTRIDERAISADPAVTAQVALAYELGLESAGVRGTLKHFPGLAGVTEDTHHFAAVLHTPAARLATHDWKPFQEVSKQSDAAIMLGHVILPELDAEHPVSFSRRIVRQVIRGEWGYQGLLVTDDLTMGAAYNRGLCDATVRALGAGVDLLLIAYDHDKYFDAMHCALQAAQRGAPDLLLPERDDARRLQSSR; from the coding sequence ATGAAAGCCTTGCGGGTCGTCGCCGGAGCACTGGGCTGGCTTGCCCTGGCCGCGCTGTGGTTCTGGGCGTGGCACCTGAAAGACCCGCATCTGCGTTTCATGCGCGAGTGGGAACTGAGCTTGCTGCTGGGAGTGCTCACAGCCGGCATCGCCGTCGCATGGCGATTCGCGCGCGGCAGGCTGCGTCCCGTGGCGCTGGGCCTGGCCTTCGCGGCCTTGCTCACGGCCCTGGGCAACGAAGCTGCGTCGCGCCAGCACCGGGCCGAAGTCGAAGCCGCGTCGGGCCCCGTGGCGCAGGCGCTCGGCGCGCGCTTCATCGTCGGTTATGACGATGCGGCGCAGCTGCGCGACCGCGTCCGCAAGGGGCTGATCGGCGGCATTTTCGTGACCGGCCGTAATGTGAAAGGCCGCACCGCCGCCGAACTGCGCGATGAAATCGCCGGCCTGCAGGCGCTGCGCCGCGAAGCCGGGCTGCCGCCGCTGGTGGTCGCGACCGACCAGGAGGGCGGCGCCGTCTCGCGGCTGTCACCACTGGTCGAGCCGCAACCCGCATTGGCCACGCTGCTCGATGCGGACGTGTCCGACGAAGAACTCGCGCAACGCGCCCACGCCTACGGCGCACGACAAGGCAGGGCGCTCGCCGCTTTAGGCATCACGCTCAATTTCAGCCCGGTGGTCGACCTGCGCCCCGGCCGTGCGCCGGGCCGCTGGGACTTTCACACCCGCATCGACGAACGCGCCATTTCGGCCGACCCGGCAGTCACCGCACAGGTAGCGCTCGCTTACGAGCTGGGCCTTGAATCGGCTGGCGTTCGCGGCACGCTCAAGCACTTTCCGGGACTGGCCGGCGTGACCGAGGACACCCATCATTTCGCCGCCGTGCTGCACACGCCGGCGGCCCGGCTTGCAACACATGACTGGAAACCATTTCAAGAAGTGTCGAAACAATCTGACGCAGCGATCATGCTGGGCCATGTGATCCTTCCGGAACTCGACGCGGAACATCCGGTCTCTTTCTCGCGCAGAATCGTGCGGCAGGTGATTCGGGGCGAGTGGGGCTACCAGGGCCTGCTCGTCACAGACGACCTCACGATGGGCGCGGCCTACAACCGCGGTCTTTGCGACGCCACCGTCCGCGCCCTCGGCGCCGGGGTGGATCTGCTGCTGATCGCCTACGACCACGACAAGTACTTCGACGCCATGCACTGCGCGCTGCAGGCCGCGCAGCGCGGCGCACCCGATCTCCTGTTGCCGGAACGCGACGACGCGCGGCGGCTCCAATCTTCTCGCTAG